The Halomicronema hongdechloris C2206 genome includes a window with the following:
- the dprA gene encoding DNA-processing protein DprA, translating into MTNERAYWLAWSTLPGLGPVLLKRLYYHCGSLAIAWQTPVPELLAVDGIGPQLGQMIQTKRPHLQPEKLLAQQKATQFPFITPADPLYPQILFEIADPPPVIYYSGQIELLSALQYRPAIGIVGTRSPSEYGKRWTRRLSAQLARQGFTIVSGLAEGIDREAHQACLQQRGHTLAVLGTGLDVVYPRANQGLYHQIKAEGLLLSEYPQGTPPERSQFPRRNRIIAGLCRALLVTEAPHRSGALITARLASEYGRDVYALPGSLDNPHSRGCLRLIRDGSQLILDEETLLADLGTIPPLDAVPSAAAATLQLPEPLQPIFAALSLEAMSLDALVQEVQLPPEKVLSALTQLEVMGVVMQLPGSMLFQRYP; encoded by the coding sequence TTGACCAACGAACGTGCTTACTGGCTGGCCTGGTCGACATTACCCGGCCTTGGTCCGGTACTCCTGAAACGGCTCTATTATCATTGCGGCAGTCTTGCGATCGCATGGCAAACTCCCGTCCCAGAGCTACTAGCCGTAGACGGCATCGGTCCTCAATTGGGACAGATGATTCAAACCAAGCGGCCCCATCTGCAGCCAGAAAAACTACTAGCTCAACAGAAGGCAACCCAATTCCCCTTCATTACCCCAGCGGATCCTCTCTATCCCCAGATCCTCTTCGAGATCGCCGATCCGCCACCAGTGATCTATTACAGCGGTCAGATCGAACTATTGTCAGCCCTTCAGTACCGTCCTGCCATTGGCATCGTTGGTACCCGTAGCCCTTCCGAATATGGCAAACGCTGGACACGCCGACTCAGTGCTCAATTGGCCCGTCAGGGATTTACCATCGTATCTGGACTAGCCGAGGGCATTGATCGAGAAGCTCACCAAGCCTGTCTACAGCAACGGGGACACACCCTAGCCGTTCTAGGCACCGGCCTAGACGTGGTGTATCCCCGTGCCAATCAGGGTCTCTATCATCAAATAAAAGCCGAGGGGCTACTGTTAAGCGAATATCCCCAAGGCACTCCCCCTGAACGCAGTCAATTCCCACGCCGTAACCGCATTATTGCCGGACTGTGTCGAGCTCTCCTAGTTACAGAAGCCCCTCATCGGTCTGGGGCGCTGATTACGGCACGGCTAGCCAGTGAGTATGGGCGCGATGTTTATGCTCTACCCGGTAGCCTGGATAACCCCCACAGTCGAGGGTGTTTACGACTCATCCGCGACGGTAGCCAACTCATCTTGGACGAGGAGACACTACTAGCCGATCTCGGGACCATCCCACCCCTTGATGCTGTACCTTCTGCAGCAGCAGCAACTCTGCAGTTACCAGAACCGCTACAGCCGATCTTTGCAGCTCTCAGCCTAGAAGCAATGTCCCTAGATGCTCTAGTGCAGGAGGTTCAGCTGCCGCCAGAGAAGGTACTCAGCGCACTGACTCAATTAGAAGTAATGGGTGTCGTGATGCAATTGCCTGGCAGTATGTTGTTTCAGCGTTACCCCTGA
- the psb32 gene encoding photosystem II repair protein Psb32: protein MAMPFHHPWQWLRIVTGSLVWALGVAGLLWVASPAYATGVYQMPDLSAGEDTWIIDDANQISRLNEGKISTALSQLATETGYEVRLVTLHRLDYGETAQTFTDELFQTWFPTPDEQANQVLLVLDDVTNSAGIRVGAAVAETLTPDTATSIAEETAIVPLLEDNKYNQALLDVVDRVVPVLSGEADPGPPVFDDAYDAEGTFATAEETDANRSNAIVWVIGLLIAATVIPMATYYLYLAIGN from the coding sequence ATGGCAATGCCTTTCCATCATCCTTGGCAGTGGTTAAGGATCGTCACGGGTAGCTTGGTTTGGGCTTTGGGGGTGGCCGGATTGCTATGGGTAGCCTCCCCGGCCTATGCCACTGGAGTCTATCAGATGCCTGATCTCTCCGCTGGAGAGGACACCTGGATCATTGATGACGCCAACCAGATCAGCCGTCTGAATGAAGGGAAAATCAGCACTGCGTTGAGCCAGCTGGCCACAGAGACCGGTTATGAAGTGCGCTTAGTCACCCTGCATCGGCTTGATTACGGCGAAACGGCTCAAACCTTCACGGATGAGTTATTCCAAACCTGGTTCCCGACCCCAGACGAGCAGGCCAATCAAGTGCTTTTGGTGCTAGACGACGTCACTAACAGTGCTGGTATTCGGGTCGGAGCTGCCGTTGCAGAAACCCTAACTCCCGACACTGCTACAAGCATTGCCGAGGAAACAGCGATTGTGCCTCTGTTAGAGGATAATAAATATAATCAGGCGCTGTTAGATGTCGTCGATCGGGTAGTTCCCGTTTTGTCTGGAGAAGCTGACCCTGGTCCCCCAGTATTCGATGATGCCTATGATGCCGAAGGGACCTTTGCCACGGCTGAAGAGACAGACGCCAACCGTAGCAATGCTATAGTGTGGGTAATTGGCCTATTGATAGCCGCTACCGTGATTCCCATGGCTACCTACTATCTTTATTTAGCCATTGGCAATTAG
- a CDS encoding sensor histidine kinase encodes MNVDRILNALADPVFVKDEQHCWLMVNDAYCQLVGHPREALLGRSEHDIFSPPEADLFYLADRYVLTTGLEYEQEATITDAHNQIHIVSTKLTLFHDPEGYPRLVGTMRDITQAKQADLTLKRQAERERLLSAIAQHLLQSPSPEQLLNATVAEVRHFLQTDRVIFYSCSASNPGILAESVGASVPPLATQSLTRLASLARDWEGCHQGKPWIIDDVTTVNLAADYRPLISQYQIKSLLVLPIAQDESLCGLLWVHHCSQVRPWHTWEIEALQEVTTRVGSAIRQMKLHYQIQELNTALERQVEHRTTQLQTALDFEATLKRMTDRVRDSLDEKQILQTAVKELTQALGVKGSNTALYDLEQGTSTIYYEYNTSLASSRGRVSQMEAFPEIYHQLLEGLCFQFCSKDPNPVRGHVAMLACPVLDDRGVLGDLWLINAKDYVFEEMEIRLVQQVSNQCAIAIRQARLFQAAQSQVAELEHLNQLKDDFLSTVSHELRTPVTSMRVALQLLGVTLDHELGLKADLAKPKLEQSRVARYFQILQEECEREISLINDLLDLQRLDVGNHPINPRPLDLTVWLPEVVNGFQARASSRQQQLTLEIAPQLAPLVTDAASLERVLAELLHNACKYTPPGETIRLQVSPAKVQEIATVQFRLTNTGVEIPSEELPRIFDKFYRVPSADPWKQGGTGLGLALVQKLVIFLDGVIEVSSSNYQTEFLVELPLTLTADPLG; translated from the coding sequence ATGAATGTAGACCGTATTCTAAATGCCTTAGCCGATCCTGTGTTCGTCAAGGATGAGCAGCATTGCTGGTTGATGGTTAATGATGCCTATTGTCAGTTGGTTGGTCATCCTCGAGAAGCCTTGCTGGGGCGTTCAGAACATGACATTTTCTCCCCGCCTGAGGCCGATCTGTTCTACTTGGCCGATCGCTATGTCTTGACGACAGGACTCGAATACGAACAGGAAGCAACCATCACCGATGCTCACAACCAAATCCACATCGTCTCGACTAAACTGACGCTGTTTCACGATCCTGAGGGATATCCCCGGTTGGTGGGCACCATGCGGGATATTACCCAGGCAAAACAAGCCGATTTGACCCTGAAGCGCCAAGCGGAGCGAGAGCGCTTGCTAAGTGCGATCGCACAACACCTATTACAATCTCCCAGTCCCGAACAACTGTTAAATGCCACAGTAGCTGAAGTTCGGCACTTTCTACAGACTGACCGGGTCATCTTCTACAGCTGCAGTGCTAGTAACCCCGGGATTTTGGCTGAGTCCGTTGGGGCGTCAGTACCTCCTCTGGCGACTCAATCCCTAACCCGGTTAGCCTCTCTGGCCAGGGACTGGGAGGGATGCCATCAGGGTAAACCCTGGATCATAGACGATGTGACTACCGTTAACCTGGCAGCAGACTATCGCCCCCTGATTAGCCAATACCAAATTAAAAGCTTATTAGTGCTCCCCATTGCCCAAGATGAGAGTCTCTGCGGGCTTCTCTGGGTACACCACTGTAGCCAGGTTCGCCCCTGGCATACCTGGGAAATCGAGGCCCTACAGGAAGTGACTACCCGGGTGGGCAGTGCCATCCGCCAGATGAAACTGCACTATCAGATCCAGGAGCTAAACACGGCCTTAGAACGCCAAGTAGAACATCGCACCACCCAGCTCCAAACCGCCCTGGACTTTGAAGCCACCTTGAAGCGGATGACTGACCGGGTGCGGGACAGTCTCGATGAAAAACAAATTCTCCAGACCGCCGTTAAAGAACTGACCCAGGCCCTGGGGGTGAAAGGGTCAAATACAGCCCTCTATGACCTAGAACAGGGGACATCGACTATTTACTACGAGTACAATACCTCCCTGGCGTCTTCCCGGGGACGGGTGTCTCAAATGGAAGCCTTTCCAGAAATTTATCACCAGCTTTTAGAGGGATTGTGTTTTCAGTTTTGTTCCAAAGATCCCAATCCGGTCCGGGGTCACGTGGCCATGCTGGCTTGTCCTGTTTTAGATGACCGCGGCGTCCTCGGAGATCTCTGGTTGATTAACGCTAAAGACTATGTCTTTGAAGAAATGGAAATTCGCCTGGTGCAGCAGGTCTCTAACCAATGCGCCATCGCCATTCGTCAGGCCCGTCTCTTTCAGGCAGCCCAGTCTCAAGTCGCCGAATTAGAGCATTTGAACCAGCTAAAAGATGACTTTCTCAGCACCGTTTCCCATGAATTGCGGACCCCAGTGACCAGTATGCGGGTGGCCTTGCAGTTGTTAGGGGTCACCCTGGATCACGAATTGGGGCTCAAGGCTGATCTGGCGAAGCCCAAACTAGAACAATCGCGGGTAGCCCGTTACTTTCAGATTCTGCAGGAAGAATGCGAGCGAGAAATCAGTCTGATTAATGACCTCCTCGATCTACAGCGACTAGATGTGGGCAACCATCCCATTAATCCTCGCCCCTTAGATCTCACCGTCTGGCTTCCTGAGGTCGTCAATGGGTTTCAGGCCAGGGCCAGCAGTCGTCAGCAACAGTTAACCCTTGAAATTGCGCCCCAGCTGGCTCCCCTTGTCACCGATGCGGCTAGTTTAGAGCGGGTGCTAGCGGAATTACTCCACAATGCCTGCAAATATACGCCTCCAGGGGAGACCATTCGGCTGCAGGTTAGTCCGGCCAAGGTGCAGGAAATTGCCACTGTGCAGTTTCGATTGACAAACACTGGCGTCGAAATTCCCTCAGAGGAACTGCCGCGGATTTTCGATAAGTTTTATCGAGTTCCCAGCGCTGATCCCTGGAAACAGGGGGGCACTGGCCTAGGACTGGCTTTGGTACAGAAGCTCGTGATCTTCCTAGATGGGGTGATTGAGGTCAGCAGTAGCAACTATCAGACCGAGTTCTTGGTAGAGTTGCCGCTTACTCTGACAGCAGACCCGTTAGGATAG
- a CDS encoding GNAT family N-acetyltransferase, with protein MTPRRPQLQYAVTWIRHIDEVPQTAWDALALPLTTPFFEWTWLHTLEGSGSAVANAGWLPNHLTVWRDRTLVGAAPLYLKSHSYGEFVFDYQWADLAHRLGVRYYPKLLGMAPFTPAEGYRFLIAPGEDEFTITEIMVQAIDEFCDRNQISGCHFLYVDPQWRSVMQSLGYLPWLHHSYIWQNQGYQSFDDYLGAFRANQRRNIKRERKSVEKAGLQLVPLTGDAITRRLCSRMYDFYSDTCDKFGWWGSKYLTRRFFEQLYPHYCHRIVFFAAYEAGDPIALQQMPLAMSFCLVKGDRLYGRYWGCLEDYNHLHFNACYYCPIEWAIEQGLRWFDPGAGGRHKKRRGFPATPNTSLHRFYEPRLHTLLNTYIEEVNAMEAEEIDAINRDLPLKQSDNA; from the coding sequence ATGACTCCACGTCGTCCTCAGCTTCAGTACGCGGTCACCTGGATTCGCCACATTGATGAGGTCCCCCAGACTGCGTGGGATGCCTTAGCCCTCCCGTTGACAACACCTTTTTTCGAATGGACTTGGCTTCATACTTTAGAGGGCTCGGGAAGCGCCGTAGCAAATGCTGGCTGGCTTCCAAATCATCTGACGGTTTGGCGCGATCGCACCTTGGTGGGGGCAGCGCCGCTGTATCTCAAAAGCCATAGCTATGGCGAATTTGTCTTCGATTACCAATGGGCCGATCTGGCCCATCGCCTAGGGGTGCGGTACTATCCCAAGTTATTGGGCATGGCCCCCTTTACCCCAGCTGAAGGCTACCGTTTTCTAATTGCTCCTGGGGAGGATGAATTCACGATTACGGAAATTATGGTGCAGGCGATTGATGAGTTTTGCGATCGCAACCAGATTTCCGGGTGTCATTTTCTCTATGTCGATCCGCAATGGCGCTCTGTGATGCAATCCTTGGGTTACCTGCCTTGGCTACACCACAGCTACATCTGGCAAAATCAGGGGTATCAGAGCTTCGACGACTACCTAGGAGCCTTCAGAGCCAATCAGCGCCGCAATATTAAGCGAGAGCGTAAGTCTGTGGAAAAAGCCGGACTGCAGCTAGTTCCCCTCACAGGAGATGCCATTACCCGACGATTATGCAGTCGCATGTATGACTTCTACAGCGATACTTGCGACAAATTTGGTTGGTGGGGGAGCAAATATCTGACTCGGCGCTTTTTTGAGCAACTATATCCCCACTACTGCCATCGCATCGTCTTTTTCGCCGCCTACGAAGCTGGTGACCCTATAGCCCTCCAACAAATGCCTCTGGCCATGTCCTTCTGCCTGGTCAAGGGAGATCGCCTCTATGGTCGCTACTGGGGCTGTCTAGAAGACTACAACCATCTTCACTTCAATGCCTGCTACTATTGCCCCATCGAATGGGCCATTGAACAAGGGCTTAGATGGTTTGATCCTGGAGCCGGAGGTCGCCATAAAAAACGACGGGGGTTCCCTGCGACCCCTAACACCAGCTTGCATCGATTCTATGAACCACGGCTACATACCCTCCTTAACACCTATATCGAGGAAGTCAATGCCATGGAAGCCGAGGAAATTGACGCAATTAACCGCGACTTGCCCTTAAAGCAGTCTGATAACGCCTAG
- a CDS encoding DUF2301 domain-containing membrane protein yields the protein MADRAVPDTVVYEGQFGSFVITEADRRGVIIYRAGLVVAAMAFAIAIGLVSAYGPQPWVWRSLSVLYAVLWLGLGISLATIHIYLQPLHRALQIFWLIGGFASLGVAHGDPRPFLLTVYEQPLTLLGVGFTFAALTGIFFKEAFCFDRLETKFLTPLVPLLLLGHLVGLWPLAWEQALLIAWAMLFVVFALRKVTQAIPPDIGDKSVFEYLKQQRAANS from the coding sequence ATGGCAGACAGAGCAGTTCCAGATACGGTCGTTTACGAGGGGCAGTTTGGCTCTTTTGTCATTACTGAGGCTGACCGCCGCGGGGTCATCATTTACCGGGCGGGGCTGGTGGTGGCTGCCATGGCCTTCGCCATCGCCATAGGGCTGGTGTCGGCCTATGGGCCGCAGCCCTGGGTGTGGCGCAGCCTCAGCGTCCTGTACGCGGTATTGTGGCTAGGATTGGGGATAAGCCTGGCTACGATTCACATCTACTTACAGCCGTTACACCGGGCTTTGCAGATATTTTGGCTAATCGGCGGATTCGCCTCTCTGGGGGTTGCCCATGGCGATCCTCGTCCTTTTCTCCTGACGGTATATGAGCAACCCTTGACGTTGCTGGGGGTCGGCTTTACCTTCGCCGCTCTGACCGGTATTTTCTTCAAGGAAGCCTTCTGCTTCGATCGCCTGGAGACAAAATTCCTCACTCCCCTGGTGCCGTTGTTGTTGTTGGGACATCTGGTGGGGTTATGGCCCTTAGCTTGGGAGCAGGCCTTGCTGATTGCCTGGGCTATGCTGTTTGTCGTCTTTGCTCTACGTAAGGTGACTCAGGCGATTCCCCCAGACATCGGGGACAAGTCAGTGTTTGAGTATTTGAAGCAACAGCGTGCTGCAAACTCCTGA
- a CDS encoding RibD family protein has product MLGSSEQLLSPYTTVILAMSVDGKIADYRRSAARFSSAQDLAHLEAHIARMDGILFGAATLRAYGTTLTVRQPSLLQQRQQWGQLPQPVNIVCSRSGDLDPQCRFFRQLVPRWLLTTVMGARRWQQRSEFERILPLAPAAQDGNWRHIMAQLGSLGLRNIAVLGGGALVAALLAEDLVHEVVVTVCPLLLGGHTAPTLVDGSGFLVTAAPRLQLVSVRSVTDEVFLHYRLLPRSLQSPENSSRLEDN; this is encoded by the coding sequence ATGCTGGGTTCTTCTGAACAGTTGCTAAGCCCTTATACTACTGTGATTTTAGCCATGAGTGTTGATGGCAAGATCGCTGACTACCGACGCTCGGCAGCGCGATTTTCCTCTGCTCAGGATTTAGCCCATCTGGAGGCCCATATCGCCAGAATGGATGGAATTTTGTTCGGGGCTGCAACTCTACGGGCCTATGGCACAACGTTGACTGTGCGCCAGCCTTCTCTGCTACAGCAACGACAACAATGGGGCCAGCTCCCCCAACCCGTTAATATTGTTTGCTCGCGTTCTGGTGATCTTGATCCTCAGTGTCGATTTTTTCGTCAATTGGTTCCTCGTTGGCTGTTGACTACGGTAATGGGGGCCAGGAGGTGGCAACAGCGCTCTGAGTTTGAGCGCATTTTACCTCTGGCTCCAGCTGCCCAGGATGGAAACTGGCGTCACATCATGGCTCAGCTAGGGTCACTAGGACTAAGAAATATAGCTGTCCTGGGAGGCGGTGCGTTGGTGGCGGCTTTACTCGCGGAAGATTTGGTGCATGAGGTGGTGGTGACTGTTTGTCCACTTCTGTTGGGGGGCCACACTGCACCAACCCTGGTCGATGGCTCAGGATTCTTGGTGACGGCTGCTCCCCGACTACAGCTGGTATCAGTGCGCTCGGTGACCGATGAGGTCTTTTTACACTATCGCTTGCTACCACGGTCGCTGCAGTCCCCAGAGAATTCCAGTAGGCTAGAGGATAATTAA
- a CDS encoding DUF4346 domain-containing protein, which produces MTPNLTPDPPTEADLTALDNKLSKRFIKLDPGGYFLIYLDRDQGLICAKHFTNTINEKGLACDPDTGQPLPTRGGVNRQETRLYTGRTAKELCIAIFENPDMPCPIHYLDHAAYLGREFVRAEIALINNQDYVQD; this is translated from the coding sequence ATGACACCGAATTTAACCCCTGATCCACCAACCGAAGCCGACTTAACTGCCTTAGATAACAAGCTGTCCAAGCGGTTTATCAAGCTGGATCCTGGCGGTTACTTCCTGATCTACTTAGATCGCGATCAGGGCCTCATCTGCGCCAAACACTTCACCAATACCATCAATGAGAAAGGCCTAGCCTGCGATCCCGATACCGGTCAGCCCTTGCCCACCCGAGGCGGCGTCAATCGACAAGAGACACGGCTATACACCGGCCGTACTGCTAAAGAGCTGTGCATTGCTATTTTCGAAAATCCTGATATGCCTTGTCCAATTCACTACTTAGATCATGCCGCCTACCTAGGCCGTGAATTTGTCAGGGCTGAAATTGCCCTCATCAATAACCAAGACTACGTACAGGACTAA
- a CDS encoding sensor histidine kinase — protein MVHPRPQSFRRILLLQILLLSIPILLLGQYVTLRKARTSLLETARQNLTSSAIRKAADISRSIQSLQSSLQIVTQTNALQTGSLAEIRQAIHQYASQMPQDIDCIQLSDGRTHAITLNTCNAPLLSTPSNLPWLTGESPVRGNSFSLIDTGVLDASGSSTPLSPDTEAQTIIPKASSEDSYTWLEVIIAAPVYAADGTLRYTLSLRARLPQLENTSARSLVGDTVIIDDNGLILTHPDPTQIGQSIDTLGDADRLNSIVGNVKAGNSATLHLFRFMPDGTEWLAGYTGVQVPQSPTEQQLWTVLAVTPLEHALQGLKDIRQGLILLTLGLLTANGLLALFIARGLSLPIERLSDSAQKVQDLAHLKTVPEDFRIWELKHLARVLNRMIKRLDEGAQELKRAWQDAQLANQLKSEFLANTSHELRTPLNAIIGCIRLVRDDCCDSREEELEFLDRADAAAIHLLRIINDILDIAKIESGTLSLKPELIDLRQILREVVDLQSLQIQQKSLQFIYPEIPTAIWILADRAKLKQVLLNIIYNAVKFTEEGGVEVQLQTQTADHTDSDNDLNARYVIDPLVPLPRVVVAVRDTGIGVDPQQQHKLFQPFVMVDGSTTRRFEGTGLGLAISKNLVDLMGGSIHLYSQGVGQGTTVLLVLPLANPPDTEDASGDNNGAIVDRLPSPSGSMTSAER, from the coding sequence ATGGTTCATCCTCGTCCTCAATCCTTTCGCCGGATCCTGCTATTGCAGATTTTATTGCTGAGTATTCCTATTCTGCTGCTCGGTCAATATGTCACTTTGCGTAAAGCCCGCACCAGTTTGTTGGAAACAGCTCGTCAAAATCTTACCAGCAGTGCCATTCGTAAAGCTGCCGACATTAGTCGTAGTATCCAATCCCTTCAGAGTAGTTTGCAGATAGTTACTCAAACCAATGCCTTACAAACGGGGTCCTTAGCTGAAATTCGCCAAGCTATCCACCAATATGCTAGCCAGATGCCTCAGGACATCGACTGTATCCAGCTCAGTGATGGTCGTACCCATGCCATTACCCTGAACACCTGTAATGCCCCCTTACTGTCGACCCCATCAAATCTCCCTTGGCTCACAGGTGAGTCTCCTGTCAGAGGCAACAGCTTTTCATTAATTGATACTGGGGTCTTGGATGCTAGTGGCTCTTCAACTCCCCTATCGCCTGACACAGAAGCCCAGACGATTATTCCAAAGGCCAGTTCAGAAGACAGCTATACCTGGCTAGAAGTAATCATTGCTGCCCCTGTATATGCTGCTGATGGCACTCTACGCTATACCCTCAGTTTGAGAGCACGACTGCCTCAGCTCGAAAATACCAGCGCTCGCTCTCTAGTCGGCGACACTGTCATCATTGATGACAATGGTCTAATACTCACCCATCCAGACCCAACTCAAATTGGTCAATCCATCGATACCCTGGGTGATGCCGATCGACTCAATAGTATTGTAGGCAACGTCAAAGCCGGCAACAGCGCCACCTTACACTTGTTTCGATTCATGCCTGATGGCACTGAATGGCTGGCAGGGTATACAGGGGTACAGGTGCCGCAGTCCCCCACCGAACAGCAACTCTGGACAGTCTTAGCAGTTACCCCCCTAGAACATGCCTTACAAGGACTCAAAGATATTCGCCAAGGATTGATTCTCTTAACTCTGGGCCTATTGACCGCTAATGGCCTCCTAGCCCTGTTTATTGCTCGTGGCCTTTCGTTACCCATTGAGCGCTTGAGTGACTCCGCTCAAAAGGTGCAGGATCTGGCCCACCTAAAAACTGTTCCAGAAGACTTTCGTATTTGGGAACTCAAACATCTGGCTCGGGTATTGAATCGTATGATCAAACGCCTAGACGAAGGCGCCCAAGAACTGAAACGGGCTTGGCAGGATGCTCAGTTAGCCAATCAACTCAAGAGTGAATTTCTCGCCAACACCTCCCATGAATTACGAACCCCTCTCAATGCCATCATTGGCTGTATTCGATTGGTGCGAGATGACTGCTGCGATAGCCGCGAGGAAGAGCTTGAGTTCCTAGACCGAGCAGACGCAGCAGCTATTCACCTATTGCGAATCATCAACGATATTCTAGATATTGCCAAAATCGAATCAGGGACCCTCTCCCTGAAACCAGAGTTAATCGATTTACGGCAGATTTTACGGGAAGTCGTCGACCTACAGTCCCTACAGATCCAACAGAAGTCACTGCAGTTCATATACCCTGAGATTCCTACAGCCATATGGATTTTGGCGGATCGGGCTAAGTTAAAGCAGGTGTTGCTCAACATTATCTACAATGCCGTTAAGTTTACAGAGGAAGGGGGCGTAGAGGTGCAGCTACAGACCCAAACGGCAGACCACACCGATTCCGATAATGATTTGAATGCCCGCTACGTTATTGATCCGTTGGTGCCGCTCCCCAGGGTAGTCGTCGCCGTTCGAGATACGGGAATTGGGGTCGATCCACAGCAGCAGCACAAACTATTTCAGCCCTTTGTCATGGTAGATGGATCGACCACTCGCCGATTCGAGGGCACTGGATTAGGATTGGCTATCTCTAAGAATCTTGTTGACTTAATGGGCGGTAGCATTCACCTCTACAGCCAAGGAGTAGGTCAGGGCACAACTGTGTTACTGGTATTGCCCTTGGCAAACCCACCCGATACAGAAGACGCATCAGGGGATAACAACGGGGCCATCGTCGATAGGCTCCCCAGTCCATCCGGTTCCATGACCTCTGCCGAACGATAG
- a CDS encoding carbohydrate ABC transporter permease has translation MVAARLSAGAITAWALLAPALILLAIFVVWPIAYLVFLSFTTGSFTRAGLQWHGLNNYRRLILDPDVWQVLGNTLYFTVATVIPSLGVPLGLAVILNQTVILRGLLRTAYFIPSVTSLVAVGLGFRWLFQNDGPINHLLITWGVDPVPWLNSPLWAMPVLILLSSWKQLGFNLVVFLAGLQAIPRSRYEAAELDGAGPWQAFWHITLPGLRPTLLFATVTTVIFTLRSFEQVYVMTGGGPLNSTNILVYYTYEQAFSQFDFGYAAAVATVLLLIAIGLVYLQLQAWREP, from the coding sequence ATGGTCGCAGCCCGGCTTTCTGCTGGAGCCATCACCGCGTGGGCGCTCTTAGCTCCGGCCCTGATATTACTGGCAATCTTCGTCGTCTGGCCCATTGCCTATTTGGTGTTCCTCAGTTTTACGACCGGCAGTTTTACCCGAGCCGGGCTGCAGTGGCATGGGCTCAACAATTACCGGCGATTAATCTTAGATCCCGATGTCTGGCAAGTTCTTGGTAATACCCTCTACTTCACCGTAGCCACAGTCATCCCCAGTCTTGGGGTGCCCCTAGGGTTAGCTGTCATCTTGAATCAGACAGTTATCCTACGCGGTCTACTGCGGACCGCCTACTTCATTCCTTCGGTGACGTCTTTGGTGGCCGTAGGTCTGGGCTTTCGCTGGTTGTTCCAGAATGATGGCCCCATTAATCATCTGCTCATAACCTGGGGGGTAGACCCTGTCCCCTGGCTCAATAGCCCTCTCTGGGCCATGCCGGTACTCATTCTTCTAAGCAGTTGGAAACAGCTAGGCTTCAATTTGGTGGTGTTTTTAGCAGGATTACAGGCCATTCCCCGGAGTCGCTATGAAGCGGCAGAACTGGATGGTGCTGGCCCCTGGCAGGCGTTTTGGCACATTACCCTGCCTGGGCTGCGCCCTACTCTACTGTTTGCCACGGTGACTACCGTTATCTTTACCCTGCGCAGCTTCGAACAGGTGTATGTGATGACTGGGGGAGGACCGCTTAACTCCACCAATATTCTGGTCTATTACACCTACGAACAAGCCTTCTCCCAGTTCGACTTCGGCTATGCCGCCGCTGTGGCCACAGTACTACTCTTAATAGCTATAGGATTGGTATACCTACAGCTGCAGGCATGGCGAGAGCCATGA